In the genome of Terriglobales bacterium, the window CGCGAAAACGCCGCCTGGGCGCTTGGAGCCTTGCACCGTCGTCAGATGATTTAGCCGCCTCTTACTGGGCTGCAGTCGAAAGTTCCAATTTGGAACAAGAATTCCCTGAGGTTCCCTGATCCGTTCTTGTGCTTCTGGCGAGCATGGTCGCTAAGTCACATAGCAAAAGAGCTTGGACGGCGTTTTCCCTACTTTCCCTGATAAATCCCTGCCTAAGTGACAAATTTGTGAAAATTGGGCAGAATTTGCAGGTTTTTGCGAAGAGTCTGCGTAGATCACTGTATTTTTCGCTGTTCCTCGTGAAACCGGGAAAATCCGCAGTCTCATCCCGCCGTTTAGAATCGTTCACGAATGCCTGCAACTTATGAATCCGCGGTGGAGAGGCTGCTGTCTCTCGCGCCCGAGCTTTGGACGCAGAAGGGGCAGAAGCCGCGTCGCAAGTTCGATCTCGAGCACATGCGCGTGCTCACCGAAGCTCTTGGCCATCCCGAGCGGCGGTTCCCGAGCGTTCTCATCGCCGGCACGAATGGCAAGGGTTCGACATCGGCCACGCTGGCCGGCATTCTGAAGGCATCGGGATACAAAACCGGCCTCTACACGTCTCCGCACCTGGTGCGCGTGAACGAGCGCATCGCCATCGATGGTGAGACTATCAGCGACGCCGAGTTCACCGAAGTACATTCGCGAATTGATGACGTGTCGGAATCGCTCGTTCGCGCGGGAAAACTCGATCAACATCCCAGCTTCTTCGAGACGCTGACTGCAATGGCTTTCGAATACTTTGCGAGCGCAGGCGTGGAGATTGCGGTGCTCGAAGTCGGCATTGGCGGCAGGCTGGATGCGACAAATGTCGCCGATCCACTGCTCTCGGTCATCACCGACATTTCCCTCGATCACACAGAGTGGCTGGGAAATACACTCACCGAGATCGCACGCGAGAAAGCGGGAGTTGTCCGGCGGAATGGGATTCTCGTCACTTTGCCGCAACATCCCGAGGTCAACGATGCGCTCGGCGAACGGGTGAGAGATCTGGGTGCTCGCGTGGTGAATGCCAGCCAGTACATGCCTTCGGTGACGCCCGCTGCTGACTCTTTCGAAATCAGCGAGAACGGCCTGCCACACAATCGTTATCCACTGGAAGTGATGGGCGCGGAGATTACCGTTGATTCCCCCCTTGCCGGGCGGCACCAGACCCGAAACGTCGCGCTGGCGATCGCAGCGGCGGTCGAACTGAAACAGCGTTTCGGATACAGAATCACTCCTGCGGTGACCGCCACAGGAATCGCGAGCACGCACTGGCCTGGGCGCTTTCAGGTAATCCCGGGCTCACCTGAGATCGTGCTCGACGTCGCACACAATCCTGCGGGTGCCTGGGCGCTGCGCTCTGCCCTTTCGAGTCGCTATGACAATGCTCCGCTCACGATTATCTTCGGCGCCATGCGCGACAAGGACATCGCCGAGATCGGTGAGATCATTTTTCCGCTGGCTGAAGAAGTAATCGCCACACGCGTGAGCAGCCCACGCGCCGCATCGCCTGAAGAGATTCGCGAGCTAACTTCCCATATTGGAGTGCCAATCCTGGGTGGCGACGATTTGCAGGACGCTCTTCGCATCGCGCGAGAGCGCGGCAGAGTCACTGTGATCACCGGTTCTGTCTATCTCGTTGGGGCCGCACTGGGCTTAGTTGGCCAGTAGGCATGCGCTTCGGTAATTCTCGATCTGTTATCTGCGTTGCAGCAATGCCCTTGCGGGCGCGGCCTCGCGTCCAGCGAGTTTGAGCGGCAACACAATCAGCGTGTAATCGCCTTCCGCTACGTTGCGAAGATCTAAGCCTTCCACGATCAGCACGTTGTTCCCGAGCAGAGTTTTATGCGTGGGTGCTTCTTTCGCTTGAAACTGCTCGGCGGAAAGATAATCCACCCCCACCAGATCGATGCCTGCTTCTACGAACTTGCGCGCCGCGTCCGGAGCGATGCCGGTGTAGTCCTTGTGAAACTGGCGATCGTAGAGCCAGTTGTTTGCCGAAGCACGTGTGCGAAAGAGAACACGCTTAGCGCCGGCGAGATCGTGCTTGCGCAGCTCTGCGGCGTCGATTACATCGACTGCAGGATCCACCGAGATTACGCGCGCAGGTCCGATCAGTTTCGAAATGGGAACCTGATCGATGGTCGTGCCGTTCTCAACAAAATGAAGAGGAGCATCGACGTGCGTGAGCGTATGCAGCCCCATGTCCATGGCGGAGAGATTGTCCTTATCGCCCTTGGCGATCTGCTTCGCCCAGCGGAAGTGGACGGGAGGATCGTCGGCGAAAATCGGGGCAGTTTCAGGACACACGGCGGCGGAAATGTCGATCCAATCCATGCTGCTGGCGAGTAGAGACACGAACCTTCTCCGAACAACTTAGGTAGGAGTTGCGCGATGCGAAGAAGGTTATCTATTCACAAAGCTGACACAGCAATCGAAGGAACTACTGCCCCTGAATTGCGCCTTTCGAATCCAGCAGAACCAGCGTGACGCCGTTCGTCCAGCCGAAACCGACGACGTTCGTCTTGTATCCGGCTGAAACAGCAGCTTGCGTCGAGCGCGTGATCACGTTGTACTTCTCGCGAATGGTCTGATCGCGCTTGAAGTTGTCATAAACATCAGAGACAAATTCCTGCGAGATGCGGTCCGCATCCGCATTGAACCCGTAGCGACGCAGCCCTTCGACGGGAAGAAGTTGCAGCGGCGCCCAGCCATAAGGAAGATCCCACTGCATACCGGTTATGCGATCGCTCATGGCGATGCCGCCCTCATGTTCGAACAAGCTGAGGTTATGCTCAACCGCCTGCGCTTGTTCCTGAGTCGCTAAACCCGCCCAAAGCGGATAGAAGGCCGTCGCATAGTAATAGCTCGACTGTCGATCGTGAAGGAAGTCATAGTCGAAGAACATCCCGGCCTGAGCGTTCCAGAAGTATCTATTGATCGCTGCCTTGCGCATCTCCGCGCGCTGCTTCCAGTTCGCAGATTCGTCTGAACGCCCCAGCAGATTCGCCATTTCTGCGAGGTCTTGTTCTTCTTTATAAAGAAGGCTGTTGAGACAGACCGGCGCAAAGTGGTGCGTCGACCCACTGTATGGACCAAATCGGAACGAGGGGTCGAATCCCGACTCACGCATGGCGCGATCGCCTTTGTAGTAGTCCTGCGAGAGGCTGATGTGCTGTGCCTCCGCGCAATGCGCTGTCCCAGTTCCCTTTGGCTGCACTGCGCAGACCTGCAACTGAAACACTGGACCTACCTGTGCGGTGGACATTGCCGGTGAAGCTCCCAGGTAAGCATCGGCAATGCTGCCCATCGTAAGCAGGTTGCTGGTTACATCCGAGTAGTACGTCGGGTCGTCTCCCATTTCGGGAACCGGTCCTTCGCCCAAATCGAAATAGCGTGATAGCCCAGTATTGCCCGCGAGCTTGGGCTCATGAGTCCAAAGCTGATAGTCGCGCTTTGCGTAGTCGTAAGCGCGCGCCAGCCATTCGCGATCCTGCTTGCGTGCAGTCTTCTGGGCGTCGTAGTACGACATGATCATCGAGGTCAGAAACGGCGGCTGCGAGCGCGTGAAGTAATAAGTGCGATTGGCGTTCAGAACAGCGCCGTAGTGCTCAATCTCAAAGAAGAAGTTCTCGATCATGTTGCGCGCCATCGCTAGCTCGCCGTCACGCACCAGCCCGCGAAGGATGAAGTAGCTATCCCAACCGTACATCTCGTTGAAACGACCACCAGGTACAACGTATGGATTGGGCAGGTAGAGCAGACCCGCCTCAACCTCCGAAGCCTTTACGTCGCCTAAATTGTGAATCACGCGCGGGAGCTTCGCGACGCGAGTGCCGCATTTCGCTTCGACCTGCTGCACGGCAGCTGGGACTTGAATGTCGGCTGGAACGTAAAGCACTGGTTTCGTAGTGAGCTTTGTGTCGATCAGAGAAGCGCAGTCGGTTTGGGAGCGCGTGAGTGTCTGCCAGGCAGAGTGGATGTAATTCTTGAGTTCTGCGGCCTGTGCGGCGGTAAGTGCATGAGACTTGCTGCCTGGTTCGGAATTCTGCTGGGAAAAAGCCGGACTGATCAGGAAAATCGACGAAAGCGTCAGAGCGAAAGCACGCAAGCAAACGCCAGCAGTAAGGTTGGAAGTCGCGGCTTTCAGACGGCTCAGGTACAAGACACAGGCACTATCATTTTGGAACTTCATTCAGACATTCACGCTCGCAAAGAAAATAAATTCAAAAACGAATCGAGATTTCACGTTCGACGTACTCTTCTGCTCCGCTCGAAGATGGAATTTCAATCTCGATGATCTGCTCGCCATTGACCGCCGACTTCAGATCGCCACCGGCGACAGATTGCATTTTCGCGCCGTAAGCTCGCAGCCCGTACGTACGGCCGGATAATCCGGCAACTCTAAGTGCCAACTGGCGCCGGTCTGGACTCCATTGCTCATGCGAGATCTTGAGATTGCTGCTTGCGGCCCCAAGTTCCGGCAGATCCGCATCGGCAACCAGGCCAAAGTCGTCTGCAACTTGGAAGCTGACCTCTCCCGTCGAATCGACTTTAACGGCAACGTGCTGGTCGTTCTCATTCTGATCAATTTTGTACCCAAGCTTCCGGCCATTTAGCGTCGCTCCAAGAACTCGCGCGTGTTTGCTTATGGCGGGAGAGAAGGTGAAAGTGCAGCCTGAGCCTGTGCCAGTCACGTTGAAGCTGATCGTGCGATCACTGCGATGGAAAGATATGTCATATTTGCTGCCGCATGCGCTGAGACCATGAATAGCAAAGTCATTCCAATTGGCAGGAAGATGCGGAGCGAGCGCCACGCTCTTGTTCTCTTCATCCACTGATAGGCCAAGCATTCCTCGAATTGCCGGGCTGAGCACCATCGCCGATGACCATATCTGGTGCGGCGACGCTGTTCCAAGTCCTTCGTAGTAAGCACCAGAGAGGACCTCGGTGACATGTCCGAGCGAACCATCGAGCGCGAGCATGGAATTCGCCCGCAGATTCGCGTATGCCTCGAGTGGGCGGTGGTTGCGGTATTCCGCTACCGAGGCCCAGCCAGTGAACAATGGCCATACCGAGCCGTAGTGATATCCGGTGGGTCCGTACAAGGAATTCCGCTCGGAGATAATGCGCATGCCCCAATCCGCGGCCTCATCCCAATTGGCGAGATGGTCGATCGTCGCGTTCGCCTTCTCAGGATCGAAGACATCGAACCACATGGGAGCCGTGCTTAAAACTGTCGGTGTGCGAACCTGGCTGTTCTCCCGATCGAGCGCGAAGACCAGCGTGTGATCGGAAGGGTCCCAGAACGAATCGTTAATCTTCTTTCTTTGCGCATCGTATTCCTGCTGCAACGTTGCCGCCTCGGTCTGCTTGCTTGTCAAACGCGCCAGAGAAACTACCGCGTCGAGTGCAGCAGTCGCAAGCCCGCTCTGATACGACTCAGTTTCGACCGGCAACAGCGGGCCGCCTTCTACCCAGCCGTGTCCAATGCCGAAGTTGCGCGGCAGCCCATTTGCATCATAGGTGGACTTCAGGAACTGATAAGCGCGCCAGACATTGTCCCAATGCGAAGTAGCGAAGGCCATATCGCCAGAGGTCCGGACGTAGTCGTTCATCGCGATTAGGAACAGCGGCGTTGCGTCGGCAGAGGCGTAGGCGTACGGAAACCCTGTCCACCAGTTGACGAGACTGGCAGTCTGCGAGATCTCGTGTTCGATTTTGCCGTCCTGGCGCTGGTATTTAGCAATGAAATCGAGCGCGGTCCGCGTAGTCTCGAAATCGCCGATGGAATCGAGCGCAAGATCGGTCCAGAGCGAATCCCGCCCGAAAAACCAGGCAAAGCCGGGACGCGCAGTTTCGCCAGACGAACGATATCCCGCAACCAGTCCGGTTCCCAAATAGGGATTGGCGACGAGTCCCTGAATTGTACTGATGCGCGCCCAATCGTAAGCTGCCTGAAGTTGCGCATCGGGGAGTTCGAGCGACAGTGTTCGAGAGAGATAGTCTTCGTAGTACTTGTGAGCGGAAGCAAAAAACTGTTCGGGATTCGTTCCGAGCCGCTGATATTGTTTGCGCGCGTCGTCGGGCCCGCTGGTTGACCCAGCGATAAAGATGTAAGCGACAGAATGGCCTTTCTGCGCGCCAGCAAGCCGGAACGTGCTGCGCGTGGTCGCATAGCTGTTCGAAAAGAACTCAGGATCGGCAGAGACTGCGCTCGGCGATCCAACCACGGCGGCAAACTTACGGCCTTCCTCGCCGAATTCGAATGCGCGCATCGAGGCAATCCAACTCATGTAGGTGCCGCCCAGTCCTGCAGGCCACATGAGCTGAAAATCGCGCGTGAACGATGCTTCGATCTGCAGCGGCTCCCAGGTATCGATCTCGAAGCGCACGATCGCGCCGTTCTCATCCGGCGGCGCCAGCCAGCTTTCATTCACGGTGAATGAATCAGAAGCGAACGTGAGCGTTGGACCTTCGGGATGCATTACCAGTCTTCGCACTAAAGACGATGCGGGAATGCTGCGATCACCGAGGACAAACGTAACCTCGAAATCGCGAAAGATCTTAATCGGATATACCCAGGCCTCGAACCGCCCGCTTTCGTTTCCGAGCAAGCCGGAGTGCTTCCCAACGGCATCGAGGAACTCCCAAGGCCGCACGGGACGTGAGAGCTCATGCGCTCCGATCTCGACGCGAGGAACCTCGGAATACGCTGCAAGTACAAAACACCAACAGCAAAACACGACACGGATTGCACGGATGCTACGGATTCCACGGATCGAGCAGGTGCCTGGCAGGAGTGTTTTGAACATTTATCGCTTTATCCGTCTGATCCGTAAAATCCGTGCAATCCGTGTCGTGTTTTGCCTGTGCGGGTTCTTTTTCCCGCGCCGTGTGCTTAAATGTTTTGAAAAGCGGCAGAAATCCTAACACGTCCAAAGGCTTCCCTTGCAGTTTGACCGTCGTAACTTTCTGAAGTCCATCAGCCGCACCGCGCTGGTCTTAAGCATTGATCAGATCTTCGGATTCGCGGGCCTCGGATCAAGAAGTTGGGCTTCTGAAATGCAGACG includes:
- a CDS encoding amylo-alpha-1,6-glucosidase; translation: MRPWEFLDAVGKHSGLLGNESGRFEAWVYPIKIFRDFEVTFVLGDRSIPASSLVRRLVMHPEGPTLTFASDSFTVNESWLAPPDENGAIVRFEIDTWEPLQIEASFTRDFQLMWPAGLGGTYMSWIASMRAFEFGEEGRKFAAVVGSPSAVSADPEFFSNSYATTRSTFRLAGAQKGHSVAYIFIAGSTSGPDDARKQYQRLGTNPEQFFASAHKYYEDYLSRTLSLELPDAQLQAAYDWARISTIQGLVANPYLGTGLVAGYRSSGETARPGFAWFFGRDSLWTDLALDSIGDFETTRTALDFIAKYQRQDGKIEHEISQTASLVNWWTGFPYAYASADATPLFLIAMNDYVRTSGDMAFATSHWDNVWRAYQFLKSTYDANGLPRNFGIGHGWVEGGPLLPVETESYQSGLATAALDAVVSLARLTSKQTEAATLQQEYDAQRKKINDSFWDPSDHTLVFALDRENSQVRTPTVLSTAPMWFDVFDPEKANATIDHLANWDEAADWGMRIISERNSLYGPTGYHYGSVWPLFTGWASVAEYRNHRPLEAYANLRANSMLALDGSLGHVTEVLSGAYYEGLGTASPHQIWSSAMVLSPAIRGMLGLSVDEENKSVALAPHLPANWNDFAIHGLSACGSKYDISFHRSDRTISFNVTGTGSGCTFTFSPAISKHARVLGATLNGRKLGYKIDQNENDQHVAVKVDSTGEVSFQVADDFGLVADADLPELGAASSNLKISHEQWSPDRRQLALRVAGLSGRTYGLRAYGAKMQSVAGGDLKSAVNGEQIIEIEIPSSSGAEEYVEREISIRF
- a CDS encoding cyclase family protein, yielding MSLLASSMDWIDISAAVCPETAPIFADDPPVHFRWAKQIAKGDKDNLSAMDMGLHTLTHVDAPLHFVENGTTIDQVPISKLIGPARVISVDPAVDVIDAAELRKHDLAGAKRVLFRTRASANNWLYDRQFHKDYTGIAPDAARKFVEAGIDLVGVDYLSAEQFQAKEAPTHKTLLGNNVLIVEGLDLRNVAEGDYTLIVLPLKLAGREAAPARALLQRR
- a CDS encoding trehalase family glycosidase, which encodes MKFQNDSACVLYLSRLKAATSNLTAGVCLRAFALTLSSIFLISPAFSQQNSEPGSKSHALTAAQAAELKNYIHSAWQTLTRSQTDCASLIDTKLTTKPVLYVPADIQVPAAVQQVEAKCGTRVAKLPRVIHNLGDVKASEVEAGLLYLPNPYVVPGGRFNEMYGWDSYFILRGLVRDGELAMARNMIENFFFEIEHYGAVLNANRTYYFTRSQPPFLTSMIMSYYDAQKTARKQDREWLARAYDYAKRDYQLWTHEPKLAGNTGLSRYFDLGEGPVPEMGDDPTYYSDVTSNLLTMGSIADAYLGASPAMSTAQVGPVFQLQVCAVQPKGTGTAHCAEAQHISLSQDYYKGDRAMRESGFDPSFRFGPYSGSTHHFAPVCLNSLLYKEEQDLAEMANLLGRSDESANWKQRAEMRKAAINRYFWNAQAGMFFDYDFLHDRQSSYYYATAFYPLWAGLATQEQAQAVEHNLSLFEHEGGIAMSDRITGMQWDLPYGWAPLQLLPVEGLRRYGFNADADRISQEFVSDVYDNFKRDQTIREKYNVITRSTQAAVSAGYKTNVVGFGWTNGVTLVLLDSKGAIQGQ
- a CDS encoding folylpolyglutamate synthase/dihydrofolate synthase family protein, which encodes MPATYESAVERLLSLAPELWTQKGQKPRRKFDLEHMRVLTEALGHPERRFPSVLIAGTNGKGSTSATLAGILKASGYKTGLYTSPHLVRVNERIAIDGETISDAEFTEVHSRIDDVSESLVRAGKLDQHPSFFETLTAMAFEYFASAGVEIAVLEVGIGGRLDATNVADPLLSVITDISLDHTEWLGNTLTEIAREKAGVVRRNGILVTLPQHPEVNDALGERVRDLGARVVNASQYMPSVTPAADSFEISENGLPHNRYPLEVMGAEITVDSPLAGRHQTRNVALAIAAAVELKQRFGYRITPAVTATGIASTHWPGRFQVIPGSPEIVLDVAHNPAGAWALRSALSSRYDNAPLTIIFGAMRDKDIAEIGEIIFPLAEEVIATRVSSPRAASPEEIRELTSHIGVPILGGDDLQDALRIARERGRVTVITGSVYLVGAALGLVGQ